A genomic stretch from Caloenas nicobarica isolate bCalNic1 chromosome 3, bCalNic1.hap1, whole genome shotgun sequence includes:
- the KCNS3 gene encoding potassium voltage-gated channel subfamily S member 3, producing the protein MVYGEFFRRHGKDAELINLNVGGFKQSVDQSTLLRFPHTRLGKLLKCHSEEAILELCDDYSVADKEYYFDRNPSLFQYVLNFYYTGKLHVMEELCVFSFCQEIEYWGINELFIDSCCSNRYQERKEEGPDKDWDQKSNDRSIDSSNEESSIFDKELEKFDNLCFGEIRKKIWVRMENPAYCLSAKLIAVSSLSVVLASIVAMCIHSMPEFQRLDANDREIEDPVLEAVEITCIIWFTAELVIRLITAPSQKKFWKKPLNIIDFVSIIPFYATLAVDTKEEESEDIENMGKVVQILRLMRIFRILKLARHSVGLRSLGATLRHSYQEVGLLLLFLSVGISIFSVLVYSVEKDDDSSELHSIPVCWWWATISMTTVGYGDTYPVTLAGKLLGTLCIICGILVVALPITIIFNKFSKYYQKQKAIDPDQCNNDRKEKSNDLPYFNIRDIYAKKMHSFISSLSSVGIVVSDQDSTDASSIQDMEDVYNTTSLENGTGK; encoded by the coding sequence ATGGTTTATGGTGAATTTTTTCGCAGACATGGCAAAGATGCAGAACTTATCAATTTGAACGTGGGTGGCTTTAAGCAATCAGTGGATCAAAGCACTTTGCTCCGATTTCCCCATACCAGACTCGGGAAACTTCTCAAATGCCATTCAGAAGAGGCTATTCTAGAACTCTGTGATGATTATAGTGTTGCAGACAAGGAATATTACTTTGACAGGAATCCTTCCTTGTTCCAATATGTTCTGAATTTTTACTATACAGGCAAACTTCATGTAATGGAAGAACTATgtgtcttttccttctgccagGAAATAGAGTACTGGGGGATAAATGAGCTGTTTATTGATTCCTGCTGCAGCAATCGGTaccaagaaaggaaagaagaaggtCCTGATAAAGACTGGGATCAGAAGAGCAATGACAGAAGTATAGACTCCTCTAATGAAGAGTCATCCATATTTGATAAAGAGCTGGAAAAGTTTGACAATCTGTGTTTTGGTGAAATAAGGAAGAAGATCTGGGTCAGGATGGAAAATCCTGCATACTGCTTGTCTGCCAAGTTAATTGCCGTGTCTTCCCTGAGCGTTGTCCTGGCGTCAATTGTGGCCATGTGCATTCACAGCATGCCAGAGTTCCAAAGGCTGGATGCCAATGACAGAGAGATTGAAGACCCTGTGCTGGAAGCTGTGGAGATCACATGCATCATCTGGTTCACTGCTGAGCTAGTGATCAGGCTCATCACTGCTCCCAGTCAAAAGAAGTTCTGGAAGAAACCACTGAATATCATTGATTTTGTCTCTATTATCCCATTTTATGCCACGTTGGCTGTGGACAcgaaggaagaagaaagtgaagACATTGAAAACATGGGGAAAGTGGTTCAGATCCTGCGGCTAATGAGGATATTTCGCATCCTAAAACTGGCCAGGCACTCCGTAGGACTGCGGTCTTTAGGTGCCACTTTGAGACATAGCTATCAGGAAGTTGgacttctgcttttgtttttgtctgttgggatttctattttttcagtgcttgtCTACTCAGTGGAGAAAGATGATGACTCATCAGAACTGCACAGCATCCCTGTTTGCTGGTGGTGGGCAACCATCAGTATGACCACCGTTGGTTATGGGGACACTTACCCAGTCACACTTGCTGGGAAGCTGCTTGGCACCCTATGCATTATCTGTGGGATACTAGTTGTAGCACTTCCAATCACCATTATTTTCAATAAGTTTTCTAAGTACTatcaaaaacaaaaagctattGATCCAGACCAATGCAACAATGATCGCAAAGAGAAAAGTAATGACCTACCTTATTTTAACATTAGGGATATTTATGCAAAAAAGATGCACTCCTTCATTTCTAGCCTTTCTTCAGTAGGAATTGTGGTCAGTGACCAAGATTCAACAGATGCCTCCAGCATTCAAGATATGGAGGATGTTTATAACACAACATCTTTAGAGAATGGTACAGGAAAATGA